Part of the Coleofasciculus chthonoplastes PCC 7420 genome, CGTTCTTGTTCGGCTCGCTGGCGTTCTTGTTCGGCTCGCTGGCGTTCTTGTTCGGCTCGTTCCTCCCCCGTCAACAGCAAGTTTCCCTCGCTATCCCACCACCGCAACCAGGGAAGTTCGGCGTTTTTGTAGTGTCCTTGCCAAATGCCAAGTTCTACTCCTAGAGGTGAAATCGGGTAGTGTCCGCGATCATTAGCTGGTAGTAAATGGTAGCGCCCCTCGACCAGATGATAGACTTCTACACTGGATCGGGTTACTTCGTAAATACCGTAGAAAGGGACGTGAATGGCTTGTTCGTAAACCCAGAATTTCCCTTCGTAGGGAGTGCGATCTCGTTCGTCCTGACCATTACCAGAGACAAATTCTAATACGATGAGGGGAGAAACGATTTCCTGCCAAAGCACGTAGGAGCGCCGCATTTGACCCTCAAGAGTCGGTGGTACGTTGGGAACATAAAACCAGTCGGGGGCTTCGGCTCCGCGTTCGGGTGGGTCGGTTAAACGCCAGTAGATACCGCTGTCTTGACCGATACAGTAGCGCTCGTCGGGGTGCAGTTGTTGGAGAATCGGCTCGATGGATTCGGTTAATAGAATGCTTTGAGGATGTTCTTGGAAATTTTTCACAAACGTACCATCCGATTCTGGGAGTTGGGTGTGATCGGGTAAAGTTGTGGGGAATTCAGATATGGCTTTCATAGTTTTGATGCTAACTTCGCCTCTTTGTCATTATTGTAGGTTGGGTTGACGTAAGGAAACCCAACAATGATTGATCTTGGCGAACTGTCGGGATCTCTACAGACAGTTTGGGTTATT contains:
- a CDS encoding Uma2 family endonuclease; the protein is MKAISEFPTTLPDHTQLPESDGTFVKNFQEHPQSILLTESIEPILQQLHPDERYCIGQDSGIYWRLTDPPERGAEAPDWFYVPNVPPTLEGQMRRSYVLWQEIVSPLIVLEFVSGNGQDERDRTPYEGKFWVYEQAIHVPFYGIYEVTRSSVEVYHLVEGRYHLLPANDRGHYPISPLGVELGIWQGHYKNAELPWLRWWDSEGNLLLTGEERAEQERQRAEQERQRAEQER